The following coding sequences are from one Rhineura floridana isolate rRhiFlo1 chromosome 2, rRhiFlo1.hap2, whole genome shotgun sequence window:
- the OLFML1 gene encoding olfactomedin-like protein 1, translating into MAAIQLNFLLVSFFTIAGEAQYIMQDAGLMHYIDRRILSIENRLNKCDQDIMEYVQEFREFSKRMMSRLEGLNVLKTDLKNDVDYLLTRVERAQRDIDYFESVQESPDACVEIDEDLVDQQLIEQEESKKKVKLMLNASCNYMIAGIKSLKIVKKAGDIHGSWLKDPGKNYPKIYFLTGVKNKTIMEFANIRAFTQNGEKQSARRVTLPFPWQGTGHAIYNGFLFYHKFGSLNEIIKFDIQKRNVTGQMFLSGAGETFAYDLHPYTKIDLAVDELGLWAIHAEPGTDGKLVITKISHETMAVEYTWDTSCKSQNAEAAFMMCGALYVVYNSPGGGTSRIQCIYDTLDTINPYEIPTFHFLKRQTSHSMVHYYPREQQLFAWDNGSQVIYKLQTKQKS; encoded by the exons ATGGCAGCCATACAGCTCAACTTCTTATTAGTTTCATTCTTTACAATCGCGGGAGAAGCACAATACATAATGCAAGATGCTGGATTGATGCATTACATCGACCGTCGAATTCTCTCGATAGAG AACAGGTTAAACAAGTGCGATCAAGATATCATGGAGTATGTACAAGAATTCAGAGAGTTTTCAAAGAGGATGATGTCACGCCTGGAAGGACTCAACGTTTTGAAGACAGATCTTAAGAATGATGTAGACTATTTGCTAACCAGAGTGGAAAGAGCTCAAAGGGATATTGACTATTTTGAATCTGTGCAAGAGTCACCTGACGCATGTGTGGAAATAGATGAGGACCTTGTGGATCAGCAATTAATTGAACAAGAGGAGTCGAAAAAGAAAGTCAAGCTCATGCTTAATGCAA GTTGCAACTACATGATTGCAGGCATCAAATCCCTAAAGATAGTAAAGAAGGCTGGAGACATACATGGGTCATGGCTGAAAGACCCTGGCAAGAATTACCCAAAGATTTATTTCTTAACTGGGGTCAAGAACAAAACCATAATGGAGTTTGCAAATATCCGGGCTTTTACTCAAAATGGTGAGAAACAGTCAGCTCGGAGAGTTACTCTGCCATTTCCCTGGCAAGGAACAGGCCATGCTATATATAACGGTTTTCTCTTTTATCATAAATTTGGCTCCTTAAATGAGATAATCAAGTTTGATATTCAgaaaagaaatgtaactggccAGATGTTTTTGTCAGGTGCAGGAGAGACATTTGCCTATGATCTTCATCCTTATACTAAAATAGACCTAGCTGTGGATGAGCTGGGGTTATGGGCAATCCATGCAGAGCCAGGTACTGATGGAAAGCTGGTCATTACTAAAATCAGCCATGAAACCATGGCTGTGGAATATACTTGGGATACGTCGTGCAAAAGCCAGAATGCTGAAGCAGCATTCATGATGTGTGGTGCCCTGTATGTAGTGTACAATTCACCAGGGGGAGGCACATCTCGCATACAGTGTATTTATGACACCTTAGATACCATCAATCCTTATGAAATCCCAACATTTCATTTCCTTAAACGCCAGACGAGTCATTCCATGGTGCATTATTACCCCAGAGAACAACAACTCTTTGCCTGGGATAATGGATCCCAGGTCATTTACAAGCTCCAGACAAAGCAAAAAAGTTAA